A single region of the Streptomyces sp. NBC_00425 genome encodes:
- a CDS encoding formimidoylglutamate deiminase → MTPTQRTRTYWLEHAWLDTSVEPGVALTVSAGGGSGAGTDGRITAVRTGVDAPPPGAEILRGLTLPGLANTHSHAFHRALRGTVQVGSGTFWTWREVMYAVADRLTPDTYHQLARAVYAEMALAGITAVGEFHYLHHAPGGVRYADPNAMGEALIEAAAEAGVRITLLDTAYLSSGFGQPPNAHQLRFSDGDADAWAERCSLLKERDHARIGAAIHSVRAVPADQLAAVARWAEERRAPLHVHLSEQTAENDACRAAHGCTPTGLLAEHGVLGPRTTGVHNTHLTDEDIALLGRSGTGTCMCPTTERDLADGIGPAVALQAAGSPLSLGSDSHAVIDLLEEARAMELNERLRTRTRGHWTAAALLRAASADGHAALGNPDAGALEAGAPADFTTIALDSVRTAGPLPRLGAETAVFAATAADVRHTVVAGRHVVRDGAHTLVPDVPQALARAVAALRA, encoded by the coding sequence GTGACTCCCACGCAGCGGACACGGACGTACTGGCTCGAGCACGCCTGGCTCGACACGAGCGTCGAGCCGGGCGTCGCCCTCACGGTGTCGGCGGGCGGCGGCTCCGGCGCGGGGACGGACGGCCGCATCACCGCCGTGCGCACCGGCGTCGACGCCCCGCCGCCCGGCGCCGAGATCCTGCGCGGCCTCACCCTGCCGGGCCTCGCGAACACCCACAGCCACGCGTTCCACCGCGCCCTGCGCGGCACCGTCCAGGTCGGCTCCGGCACCTTCTGGACCTGGCGCGAGGTCATGTACGCGGTCGCCGACCGGCTCACCCCGGACACCTACCACCAGCTGGCCCGCGCCGTTTACGCCGAGATGGCGCTGGCCGGCATCACCGCCGTCGGCGAGTTCCACTACCTGCACCACGCCCCGGGCGGCGTCCGCTACGCCGACCCCAACGCCATGGGCGAGGCGCTGATCGAGGCCGCCGCCGAAGCCGGGGTGCGCATCACCCTCCTCGACACCGCCTACCTGTCCTCCGGCTTCGGACAGCCCCCCAACGCCCATCAGCTCCGCTTCTCCGACGGCGACGCGGACGCCTGGGCCGAACGCTGTTCACTTCTCAAGGAACGAGATCACGCGCGGATCGGCGCGGCGATCCACTCCGTACGGGCCGTGCCCGCCGACCAGTTGGCGGCCGTCGCGCGCTGGGCCGAAGAGCGCAGGGCGCCGCTGCACGTGCACCTGTCCGAGCAGACCGCCGAGAACGACGCCTGCCGCGCCGCCCACGGATGCACCCCCACCGGGCTCCTCGCCGAGCACGGCGTGCTCGGGCCGCGCACCACCGGAGTCCACAACACCCACCTCACCGACGAGGACATCGCCCTGCTCGGCCGCTCCGGCACCGGCACCTGCATGTGCCCGACGACCGAACGGGACCTCGCCGACGGCATCGGCCCGGCCGTCGCCCTCCAGGCCGCAGGCTCGCCCCTCTCCCTCGGCTCGGACAGCCACGCCGTCATCGACCTGCTCGAAGAGGCGCGCGCGATGGAGCTGAACGAGCGGCTGCGCACCCGCACCCGGGGCCACTGGACGGCGGCCGCCCTGCTGCGCGCGGCCTCCGCCGACGGCCACGCCGCCCTCGGCAACCCGGACGCGGGCGCCTTGGAGGCCGGAGCGCCCGCCGACTTCACGACGATCGCCCTCGACTCGGTCAGGACAGCGGGCCCGCTGCCACGGCTCGGCGCCGAGACGGCCGTATTCGCGGCGACCGCCGCGGACGTACGGCACACGGTCGTCGCCGGGCGTCACGTCGTACGCGACGGGGCGCACACGCTCGTCCCCGATGTGCCGCAGGCCCTGGCGCGGGCCGTGGCGGCCCTGCGCGCCTAG
- the hutI gene encoding imidazolonepropionase: MSSSTGTTGTTTVITNIATLVTNDPSLGDCSPLGLVRDAAVVIEGDRVVWTGESSKAPATDNRVDAGGRAVLPGFVDSHSHLVFAGDRTEEFNARMSGRGYTAGGIRTTVAATRAATDAELEANLTRLLSEALRQGTTTFETKSGYGLTVADEARALRLAAAHTDEVTYLGAHIVSPDYADDPAGYVALVTGEMLDACAPHARWIDVFCEKGAFDGDQARAILTAGRAKGLHPRIHANQLSHGPGVQLAVELDAASADHCTHLTDADVDALANGDTVATLLPGAEFSTRAQWPDARRLLDAGVTVALSTDCNPGSSFTSSVPFCIALAVRDMGMTPDEAVWSATAGGAAALRRTDVGRVAPGAYADLTLLDAPSHVHLAYRPGVPLVSGVWRRGVRVV; encoded by the coding sequence ATGAGCAGCAGCACCGGCACGACCGGCACGACCACCGTCATCACGAACATCGCCACGCTGGTCACCAACGACCCCTCCCTCGGCGACTGCTCCCCACTCGGGCTGGTCCGGGACGCGGCCGTCGTCATCGAGGGCGACCGCGTCGTGTGGACCGGTGAATCAAGCAAAGCACCCGCCACTGACAACCGGGTCGACGCCGGAGGCCGGGCGGTCCTCCCGGGCTTCGTCGACTCCCACTCCCACCTGGTCTTCGCGGGCGACCGCACCGAGGAGTTCAACGCCCGGATGTCGGGCCGCGGTTACACGGCCGGGGGCATCCGCACGACGGTGGCGGCCACCCGGGCCGCCACCGACGCGGAACTCGAGGCGAACCTCACCCGTTTGCTCTCCGAGGCGCTGCGCCAGGGCACCACCACCTTCGAGACCAAGTCCGGCTACGGCCTGACGGTCGCCGACGAGGCCCGCGCCCTGCGCCTCGCCGCCGCCCACACCGACGAGGTCACCTACCTCGGCGCCCACATCGTCTCCCCCGACTACGCCGACGACCCGGCGGGCTACGTCGCCCTGGTCACCGGCGAGATGCTCGACGCGTGCGCCCCACACGCCCGCTGGATCGACGTCTTCTGCGAGAAGGGGGCCTTCGACGGCGACCAGGCCCGCGCGATCCTCACCGCCGGCAGGGCGAAGGGACTGCATCCCCGCATCCACGCCAACCAGCTCTCCCACGGCCCCGGCGTGCAGCTGGCGGTCGAGCTGGACGCGGCCAGCGCCGACCACTGCACCCACCTCACCGACGCCGACGTCGACGCGCTCGCGAACGGCGACACCGTCGCCACCCTGCTGCCCGGCGCCGAGTTCTCCACCCGGGCGCAGTGGCCGGACGCCCGACGGCTGCTGGACGCGGGCGTCACCGTCGCCCTCTCCACGGACTGCAACCCCGGTTCGTCCTTCACCTCGTCCGTGCCGTTCTGCATCGCGCTCGCGGTGCGGGACATGGGGATGACGCCGGACGAGGCGGTGTGGTCCGCCACGGCGGGCGGGGCCGCGGCCCTGCGTCGCACGGACGTCGGCCGCGTCGCGCCCGGCGCGTACGCCGACCTGACCCTCCTGGACGCGCCGAGCCACGTCCACCTGGCCTACCGGCCGGGCGTGCCCCTGGTCTCCGGCGTGTGGCGGCGAGGCGTCCGGGTCGTCTGA
- a CDS encoding DMT family transporter, with product MLLVAVVWGSSYLAAKGVTTADTVLAVLVLRFTVVLPVLVAVGWRRLRALSGAQLRGAGLLGLILAGIFLLETYGVVHTSATNAGLIISLTMVFTPLAESRVRRVRLPGAFLAAAGLSVAGVALLTQGAGFTAPSGGDLLMLGAALARTVHVLAMARMESVRGADALSLTTVQLGGAVAVFAVLVAVPGTGSSPWAAGADFDAGDWAGLVYLSVFCTLFAFFVQMWAVRRTSPSRVSLLLGTEPVWAAAVGIALAGDRPGPLGFAGALLVLVGTAWGRSAADRGRADADRGRTAADRGRAAADRGRVAAGAPADQGPQTTRTPRRHTPETRGTPGR from the coding sequence GTGCTGCTGGTCGCCGTCGTGTGGGGGTCCAGCTACCTCGCCGCCAAGGGCGTCACGACGGCGGACACCGTGCTCGCCGTGCTGGTGCTGCGGTTCACCGTGGTGCTGCCGGTGCTGGTGGCCGTCGGGTGGCGGCGGCTGCGCGCGCTGAGCGGCGCACAACTGCGGGGGGCCGGGCTGCTGGGGCTGATTCTCGCCGGAATCTTCCTGCTGGAGACGTACGGCGTCGTCCACACCTCCGCCACGAACGCCGGGCTGATCATCAGCCTGACCATGGTCTTCACGCCCCTCGCGGAGAGCCGGGTGCGCCGGGTGCGGCTGCCGGGCGCGTTCCTGGCGGCGGCGGGCCTGTCGGTGGCGGGTGTGGCCCTGCTGACGCAGGGGGCCGGGTTCACCGCTCCGTCGGGCGGTGACCTGCTGATGCTGGGGGCGGCCCTGGCCCGGACCGTGCACGTGCTGGCCATGGCGCGGATGGAGTCCGTGCGCGGCGCGGACGCGCTGTCCCTCACGACCGTGCAACTGGGCGGCGCCGTGGCCGTGTTCGCCGTGCTGGTGGCCGTGCCGGGGACGGGGTCCTCGCCCTGGGCCGCCGGGGCGGACTTCGACGCCGGGGACTGGGCCGGCCTGGTCTACCTGTCGGTCTTCTGCACCCTCTTCGCGTTCTTCGTGCAGATGTGGGCCGTCCGCCGTACCTCGCCGTCCCGCGTCAGCCTGCTGCTGGGGACCGAGCCGGTGTGGGCGGCGGCCGTGGGCATCGCGCTCGCCGGGGACCGGCCGGGACCGCTCGGGTTCGCGGGCGCGCTGCTGGTGCTCGTCGGCACGGCCTGGGGGCGGTCGGCGGCGGACCGGGGACGGGCTGACGCGGACCGGGGACGGACAGCGGCGGACCGGGGGCGGGCAGCGGCGGACCGGGGACGGGTTGCCGCCGGCGCCCCCGCCGACCAGGGCCCTCAGACGACCCGGACGCCTCGCCGCCACACGCCGGAGACCAGGGGCACGCCCGGCCGGTAG
- a CDS encoding RNA polymerase sigma factor SigF translates to MSPRLDAPHTRGATSTPPPELKSLEPIAQHAVQDVDPTDLLAGLPDIPPYDEIAPVDARALSKTLFARLESLEEGTHAYSYVRNTLVELNLALVKFAASRFRSRSEPMEDIIQVGTIGLIKAIDRFELSRGVEFPTFAMPTIIGEIKRFFRDTSWSVRVPRRLQELRLDLAKAGDELAQKFDRAPTVAELAERLGLSRDEVVEGMAASNAYTASSLDAQPEEDDSEGALADRIGYEDHGLEGIEYVESLKPMIAELPSRDRQILSLRFVAGLTQSEIGEELGISQMHVSRLLSRTLVRLRKGLTLEE, encoded by the coding sequence ATGTCACCCCGGCTCGACGCACCGCATACCCGCGGCGCGACGTCGACACCCCCTCCGGAACTGAAAAGTCTGGAACCCATCGCACAGCACGCGGTGCAGGACGTCGACCCCACCGACCTCCTCGCCGGACTCCCGGACATCCCCCCGTACGACGAGATCGCACCCGTCGACGCACGGGCCCTGTCCAAGACCCTGTTCGCGCGGCTCGAGTCCCTCGAAGAGGGCACGCACGCGTACTCGTACGTCCGCAACACCCTCGTCGAACTGAACCTCGCGCTGGTCAAGTTCGCCGCCTCCCGGTTCCGCTCCCGCAGCGAGCCGATGGAGGACATCATCCAGGTCGGCACCATCGGCCTGATCAAGGCGATCGACCGCTTCGAGCTGTCGCGCGGCGTCGAGTTCCCGACCTTCGCGATGCCAACCATCATCGGCGAGATCAAACGGTTCTTCCGTGACACCTCGTGGTCGGTGCGCGTCCCGCGCCGGCTCCAGGAGCTGCGGCTCGACCTCGCCAAGGCGGGCGACGAGCTGGCCCAGAAGTTCGACCGGGCGCCCACCGTCGCGGAACTGGCCGAACGCCTCGGCCTCTCCCGCGACGAGGTCGTCGAGGGCATGGCCGCGTCGAACGCGTACACCGCCTCGTCGCTGGACGCGCAGCCGGAGGAGGACGACTCGGAAGGCGCCCTCGCCGACCGCATCGGCTACGAGGACCACGGACTCGAAGGCATCGAGTACGTCGAGTCGTTGAAGCCGATGATCGCCGAACTTCCCTCCCGTGACCGCCAGATCCTCTCCCTCCGCTTCGTCGCGGGTCTCACCCAGTCGGAGATCGGCGAGGAACTCGGCATCTCGCAGATGCACGTGTCGCGGCTGCTGTCGCGCACGCTGGTGCGGCTGCGGAAGGGCCTGACGCTCGAGGAGTAG
- a CDS encoding STAS domain-containing protein produces MDRGTVGSAQSGRLLVEVRQEGSSAVVTPAGELDHHTADLLREPLDDCLSRGLSRLVVDCARLEFCDSTGLNVLLGARLKAEAAGGGVHLAGMQPVVARVFEITGADAVFTVHDTVEAALADDGDGRDGDG; encoded by the coding sequence ATGGACCGCGGGACGGTCGGCAGCGCACAGTCTGGCCGGCTTCTGGTCGAGGTGCGGCAGGAAGGCTCCAGTGCCGTGGTGACCCCGGCAGGTGAGTTGGATCACCACACGGCTGATCTGTTGCGTGAGCCACTCGACGACTGCCTTTCCAGAGGCCTCAGCCGGCTGGTCGTGGACTGCGCACGCCTGGAGTTCTGCGACTCCACCGGACTCAACGTGCTCCTCGGCGCCCGCCTGAAGGCGGAGGCGGCCGGCGGCGGAGTCCATCTGGCCGGCATGCAGCCGGTGGTGGCGCGGGTCTTCGAGATCACCGGAGCGGACGCGGTGTTCACCGTGCACGACACGGTGGAGGCGGCGCTCGCGGACGACGGCGACGGGCGCGACGGGGACGGCTGA
- a CDS encoding ATP-binding protein — translation MSTTRPYSPGDRGPEPSGASGASQGGPQEAGASGGGTAAVASASSGGPQVRRLSFEDASGVVPLARDFARQALYAWGWLPAATADQRAAAEDVLLVVSELVTNACLHADGPDGLVLGCDKKVIRVEVSDRGTGQPAPRTPHRAGRPGGHGMFIVQRLCLDWGVVRAPGLAGKTVWAELGAPA, via the coding sequence ATGAGCACCACCCGGCCTTACTCGCCGGGCGACCGCGGCCCGGAGCCCAGCGGCGCTTCCGGGGCGTCCCAAGGGGGCCCGCAGGAGGCCGGTGCGTCCGGAGGGGGCACGGCAGCCGTGGCCTCCGCGTCGTCCGGCGGCCCTCAGGTACGCAGACTGAGCTTCGAGGACGCCAGCGGCGTCGTCCCGCTCGCCCGCGACTTCGCCCGGCAGGCGCTGTACGCCTGGGGCTGGCTGCCCGCAGCCACCGCCGACCAGCGGGCCGCCGCCGAGGACGTGCTGCTCGTCGTCTCCGAGCTGGTCACCAACGCGTGCCTGCACGCCGACGGACCGGACGGGCTGGTCCTCGGCTGCGACAAGAAGGTGATCCGCGTCGAGGTCTCCGACCGCGGCACCGGACAGCCGGCACCCCGCACTCCGCACCGCGCGGGCCGCCCGGGCGGACACGGCATGTTCATCGTGCAGCGCCTCTGTCTCGACTGGGGCGTCGTCCGCGCCCCCGGCCTCGCCGGCAAGACGGTCTGGGCAGAACTGGGCGCCCCGGCCTGA
- a CDS encoding LPXTG cell wall anchor domain-containing protein, with translation MSNRKRTAALATAAALAGAAVVWTAAPAAVAEVVNVNYGCKTPIGDKSAVSPIDIKAVKSGDGYRITMSWQKGVSSSPVELGAGSMKPSATVKLGGADSGTLDVTGPANQAAIPENTPIKINDLSGTYTPKKSGKVTFTAGVLTIKALGTTTTCTPSNTPGPSLTLDVTAAGGGSGGGSGSGGTTGSGGSGGDLPQTGPEDSAIALGTLGGTVLLAGAAGALWLTRRNQPARTRH, from the coding sequence GTGTCGAACCGGAAGCGAACCGCCGCGCTCGCGACTGCCGCGGCTCTGGCCGGCGCGGCGGTGGTCTGGACGGCCGCCCCCGCGGCCGTGGCCGAGGTCGTGAACGTCAACTACGGCTGCAAGACCCCGATCGGCGACAAGAGCGCCGTCTCGCCCATCGACATCAAGGCCGTCAAGAGCGGTGACGGCTACCGGATCACCATGTCCTGGCAGAAGGGCGTGTCCTCCAGCCCGGTCGAACTCGGCGCCGGTTCCATGAAGCCGAGCGCCACCGTCAAGCTGGGCGGCGCCGACAGCGGCACCCTGGACGTCACCGGGCCCGCCAACCAGGCCGCGATCCCCGAGAACACCCCCATCAAGATCAACGACCTCAGCGGCACCTACACGCCGAAGAAGTCCGGCAAGGTCACCTTCACGGCCGGCGTGCTCACCATCAAGGCGCTCGGCACGACGACCACGTGCACGCCCTCCAACACCCCGGGCCCCTCCCTCACCCTCGACGTGACGGCGGCGGGCGGCGGCTCCGGCGGTGGCTCCGGCTCCGGCGGGACGACGGGCTCCGGCGGTTCCGGCGGCGATCTCCCGCAGACCGGCCCCGAGGACTCGGCGATCGCCCTCGGCACCCTCGGCGGCACCGTCCTGCTGGCCGGCGCGGCGGGCGCCCTGTGGCTGACCCGGCGCAACCAGCCGGCGCGCACCCGCCACTGA
- a CDS encoding COG1470 family protein, with amino-acid sequence MPYPAARAPLLSLPLVLLLSLPLLLAAAPADSGGGWAAAPSGGGRPSFYCEGVPGAVLQDTVAVVNRGAGPLTVRLRAAGAGLRVAFAGPAALAVPARTRAEVPFTVTVPADARPGDVAGGIVVRDAAGRETVVPLLVRVGGPRLAALTVERVAVHGDRITYELVNRGTTVLVPRLAVHADGVLGAVLDRAPRTLPVRLPPGRRLVLDEPWPNRPALDAVTVRLTVTAQGAAPATGRASARFVPWAATAGTAAGALSAAAVVAVRRRGRRPAAARAESRGAPA; translated from the coding sequence ATGCCGTACCCCGCAGCCCGCGCCCCGCTGCTGTCCCTGCCGCTGGTCCTGCTGCTGTCCCTGCCCCTGCTGCTCGCCGCCGCGCCCGCGGACTCCGGCGGGGGCTGGGCGGCGGCGCCCTCGGGAGGCGGACGGCCGTCCTTCTACTGCGAGGGGGTGCCCGGCGCGGTGCTCCAGGACACGGTGGCCGTCGTCAACCGGGGCGCCGGGCCGCTCACCGTACGGCTGCGGGCGGCCGGCGCCGGTCTGCGTGTCGCGTTCGCCGGGCCGGCCGCCCTCGCCGTGCCCGCCCGCACCCGCGCCGAGGTCCCCTTCACGGTGACGGTCCCGGCGGACGCCCGGCCCGGCGACGTCGCCGGCGGGATCGTCGTGCGGGACGCGGCCGGCCGGGAGACCGTCGTGCCGCTGCTGGTCCGGGTCGGCGGTCCGCGGCTGGCCGCGCTGACCGTCGAGCGGGTGGCCGTGCACGGCGACCGCATCACGTACGAGCTGGTCAACCGAGGCACCACGGTCCTCGTCCCGCGGCTCGCCGTGCACGCGGACGGCGTCCTCGGGGCCGTCCTCGACCGGGCCCCGCGCACCCTGCCCGTCCGGCTCCCGCCGGGCCGCCGCCTCGTCCTCGACGAGCCCTGGCCGAACCGTCCCGCCCTGGACGCGGTCACCGTGCGCCTGACGGTCACCGCTCAGGGCGCGGCGCCGGCCACCGGGCGCGCGTCGGCCCGCTTCGTGCCGTGGGCCGCGACGGCGGGCACGGCGGCCGGCGCGCTGTCGGCGGCGGCCGTGGTGGCCGTACGACGACGCGGGCGCCGCCCGGCCGCCGCGCGAGCCGAGTCGAGAGGAGCGCCGGCGTGA
- a CDS encoding oligopeptide:H+ symporter has translation MASSLTKDSVRPGTPGSGKTFFGHPRGLATLFMTEMWERFSYYGMRALLPLYLVAPGGLHLSAATATAIYSVYLSLVYLLALPGGWFADRVLGPRKTVAVAGAIIMLGHLTLALPNAGTFYAGLGLVAIGSGLLKANISTMVGHLYDGPDDPRRDGGFTLFYIGINLGAFAAPLIIGTIGENVNWHLGFALAALGMGLGLTQFLLGGRHLSARSNLVPTPLSAQEKAATLRKAAFWAAVAIVFYAVVGVSGVYTLNWLLVPITVAGLVIPVLVIARMKRDKELDRAEQSKLTAYVWFFVAAAVFWMIYDQGGSTLSLFAESSAKNSVFGWDFPVSWYQSVNPVLIMALAPLFAWAWLALARRGKEPSTATKFAMGLVLVGASFFLFLAPLAIADGGHKAAALWLAAIYFVQTVGELTLSPVGLSVTTKMAPAKYASQMMGVWFLAVTAGDATTGLLSIAGVDLNKTGIVALEAVLAVLAGAAVWMYRRKVEELMGDVH, from the coding sequence ATGGCGTCCAGCCTGACGAAGGACTCGGTCCGCCCGGGCACCCCCGGCTCCGGGAAGACCTTCTTCGGCCACCCCCGCGGACTGGCCACTCTCTTCATGACCGAGATGTGGGAGCGTTTCTCCTACTACGGCATGCGGGCCCTGCTCCCGCTGTACCTGGTCGCCCCCGGCGGCCTGCACCTCAGCGCCGCGACGGCGACCGCGATCTACTCGGTCTACCTGTCGCTCGTGTACCTGCTCGCCCTGCCCGGCGGCTGGTTCGCGGACCGCGTGCTCGGCCCCCGCAAGACCGTCGCCGTCGCCGGCGCGATCATCATGCTCGGACATCTGACCCTCGCGCTGCCGAACGCCGGCACCTTCTACGCGGGTCTCGGTCTCGTCGCCATCGGCTCCGGCCTGCTCAAGGCCAACATCTCCACGATGGTCGGCCACCTCTACGACGGGCCCGACGACCCGCGCCGCGACGGCGGCTTCACGCTGTTCTACATCGGCATCAACCTGGGCGCGTTCGCCGCGCCGCTGATCATCGGCACCATCGGCGAGAACGTCAACTGGCACCTGGGCTTCGCGCTCGCCGCACTCGGCATGGGCCTCGGCCTCACCCAGTTCCTGCTCGGCGGCCGCCACCTCAGCGCCCGCTCGAACCTCGTCCCCACGCCGCTGTCGGCGCAGGAGAAGGCGGCCACGCTGCGCAAGGCCGCGTTCTGGGCGGCCGTCGCGATCGTCTTCTACGCCGTCGTGGGCGTCTCCGGCGTCTACACGCTGAACTGGCTGCTGGTGCCGATCACGGTGGCCGGCCTGGTCATCCCGGTGCTCGTCATCGCCCGGATGAAGCGCGACAAGGAGCTGGACCGCGCCGAGCAGTCCAAGCTGACGGCGTACGTCTGGTTCTTCGTCGCCGCGGCCGTGTTCTGGATGATCTACGACCAGGGCGGCTCGACGCTGTCCCTGTTCGCGGAGTCCTCGGCGAAGAACAGCGTCTTCGGCTGGGACTTCCCGGTCTCCTGGTACCAGTCGGTCAACCCGGTCCTGATCATGGCACTGGCCCCGCTCTTCGCCTGGGCCTGGCTGGCGCTGGCCCGGCGCGGCAAGGAGCCGAGCACCGCGACGAAGTTCGCCATGGGCCTCGTCCTGGTCGGCGCGTCGTTCTTCCTGTTCCTGGCCCCGCTGGCGATCGCCGACGGCGGTCACAAGGCGGCCGCGCTGTGGCTGGCGGCGATCTACTTCGTGCAGACCGTCGGCGAGCTGACCCTCTCCCCCGTCGGTCTGTCCGTCACCACGAAGATGGCGCCCGCCAAGTACGCCTCGCAGATGATGGGCGTCTGGTTCCTGGCCGTCACCGCGGGCGACGCCACGACCGGTCTGCTGTCCATCGCCGGCGTCGACCTCAACAAGACGGGCATCGTGGCCCTGGAGGCCGTGCTCGCCGTCCTCGCCGGCGCGGCGGTGTGGATGTACCGCAGGAAGGTCGAGGAGCTCATGGGGGACGTGCACTGA
- a CDS encoding response regulator transcription factor yields the protein MTRVLLAEDDASISEPLARALRREGYEVEVREDGPTALDAGMQGGVDLVVLDLGLPGMDGLEVARRLRSEGHAIPILILTARADEVDTVVGLDAGADDYVTKPFRLAELLARVRALLRRGASEPQQPPATHGVRIDVESHRAWMGEEELQLTAKEFDLLRVLVRDAGRVVTRDQLMREVWDTTWWSSTKTLDMHISWLRKKLGDDAANPRYIATVRGVGFRFEKS from the coding sequence ATGACCCGAGTACTGCTCGCCGAGGACGACGCGTCCATCTCGGAGCCGCTGGCCCGCGCACTGCGCAGGGAAGGCTACGAGGTCGAGGTGCGCGAGGACGGCCCCACCGCGCTGGACGCCGGAATGCAGGGCGGCGTCGACCTGGTCGTGCTGGACCTCGGTCTGCCCGGCATGGACGGCCTGGAGGTGGCCCGGCGGCTGCGCTCCGAGGGCCACGCCATTCCGATCCTGATCCTGACCGCGCGCGCCGACGAGGTGGACACCGTCGTCGGACTGGACGCGGGCGCGGACGACTACGTCACCAAGCCCTTCCGGCTGGCCGAGCTGCTCGCCCGGGTCCGGGCCCTGCTGCGGCGCGGTGCGTCCGAACCGCAGCAGCCGCCCGCCACGCACGGCGTGCGCATCGACGTCGAGTCGCACCGCGCGTGGATGGGCGAGGAGGAACTCCAGCTCACCGCCAAGGAGTTCGACCTGCTGCGGGTCCTGGTGCGCGACGCGGGCCGGGTCGTCACCCGCGACCAGCTGATGCGCGAGGTGTGGGACACCACCTGGTGGTCGTCGACCAAGACCCTCGACATGCACATCTCCTGGCTGCGCAAGAAGCTCGGCGACGACGCGGCCAACCCCCGCTACATCGCCACCGTACGAGGTGTGGGCTTCCGCTTCGAGAAGAGCTGA
- a CDS encoding ATP-binding protein produces MRRRLIQSTLAVVLVVIAVFGVSLVIVETRTISNSAQERVDSEALRLASIVDSRLVGSENVTPAILRDQVTQDRYAEIRIPGRPVIEVGTKPTGDVIRAQARGEEGETVLVQEPRSTVTREVGRTLLIIALVALLAVVAAVLLAIRQANRLASPLTDLAETAERLGSGDPRPRHKRYAVPELDRVADVLDSSAERIARMLTAERRLAADASHQLRTPLTALSMRLEEITLTDDPDTVKEEATIALTQVERLTDVVERLLTNARDPRTGSAVTFDLDEVIQQQLAEWRPAYRGDGRAIVSSGKRHLRAVGTPGAVAQVLAALIENSLMHGGGTVALRTRVIGNQAVVEVTDEGPGVPADLGARIFERAISGRNSTGIGLAVARDLAEADGGRLEMLQAQPPVFGLFLSRTAPQTRTANDEEPTVR; encoded by the coding sequence GTGCGTCGCCGTCTCATTCAGTCCACCCTCGCCGTGGTGCTCGTGGTCATCGCGGTGTTCGGGGTGTCCCTCGTCATCGTCGAGACCCGCACGATCAGCAACAGCGCCCAGGAGCGGGTCGACTCCGAGGCGCTGCGGCTGGCCAGCATCGTGGACAGCCGGCTGGTCGGCTCGGAGAACGTCACCCCGGCGATACTGCGCGACCAGGTCACGCAGGACCGTTACGCCGAGATCCGCATCCCCGGCCGGCCGGTCATCGAGGTCGGGACCAAGCCCACCGGCGATGTCATCAGGGCGCAGGCCAGGGGCGAGGAGGGGGAGACCGTCCTGGTCCAGGAGCCGCGCTCCACGGTGACCCGGGAGGTCGGCCGCACCCTGCTGATCATCGCCCTCGTGGCGCTGCTCGCGGTGGTCGCCGCGGTCCTGCTGGCCATCCGCCAGGCCAACCGCCTCGCCTCCCCCCTGACCGACCTCGCCGAGACCGCCGAACGCCTCGGCTCGGGCGACCCGCGCCCCCGCCACAAGCGGTACGCCGTCCCCGAGTTGGACCGGGTCGCCGACGTCCTCGACTCCTCGGCGGAACGCATCGCCCGTATGCTCACCGCCGAACGACGGCTCGCGGCGGACGCCTCCCATCAGCTGCGCACCCCGCTGACGGCCCTGTCGATGCGCCTGGAGGAGATCACCCTCACCGACGACCCCGACACGGTGAAGGAGGAGGCCACGATCGCGCTGACCCAGGTGGAGCGCCTGACGGACGTCGTGGAACGCCTTCTGACCAACGCCCGGGACCCGCGTACCGGCTCCGCCGTCACCTTCGACCTCGACGAGGTCATCCAGCAGCAGCTCGCCGAGTGGCGGCCCGCCTACCGCGGTGACGGCCGGGCCATCGTCAGCTCCGGCAAACGCCACCTGCGCGCGGTGGGCACGCCCGGCGCGGTCGCCCAGGTCCTGGCCGCCCTGATCGAGAACTCCCTCATGCACGGCGGCGGCACGGTGGCGCTGCGCACCCGGGTCATCGGCAACCAGGCCGTCGTGGAGGTGACCGACGAGGGGCCGGGCGTCCCCGCCGACCTGGGGGCCCGCATCTTCGAGCGGGCGATCAGCGGCCGCAACTCCACCGGCATCGGCCTGGCCGTGGCCCGCGACCTGG